A single region of the Bacillota bacterium genome encodes:
- a CDS encoding RNA polymerase sigma factor, which produces MPTSSGPSRCGPVSPADSTPLSRSRFRPSVRNRLPAGSSEAAALLIGETLTNLCSDRTHFARHCIWEETGGLVVYSEDQIIARARDGDVHAYTWIVETYKGLLLAAVMPIVGSEEAAEDVLQEAFLQIYRSLPQYAGGSFRRWAARIAVHKAIDWCRRTRRFVLEDESRRLSETQPGPHTGIQPSAEEEALERMGLEGIVSAVMSLTQVHRRAFLQHYVEGIGCAEMASMEGVSVKTIESRLYRARQTLRQILRKQLRESGGRNSP; this is translated from the coding sequence ATCCCCACATCCTCGGGGCCCAGTCGGTGTGGCCCGGTCTCACCTGCGGACAGCACCCCACTCAGCAGATCACGTTTTCGTCCATCCGTTCGAAATCGTCTCCCCGCTGGGTCCTCAGAAGCGGCAGCGCTCCTAATTGGGGAGACGCTCACGAACCTATGCAGTGATCGCACTCACTTCGCTCGTCATTGTATCTGGGAAGAAACGGGGGGACTCGTCGTTTACTCCGAGGATCAGATAATCGCGAGGGCAAGGGATGGCGACGTCCATGCCTATACCTGGATCGTGGAGACATACAAGGGACTCTTGCTGGCCGCGGTCATGCCTATTGTTGGTAGCGAGGAAGCGGCTGAGGATGTCTTGCAGGAGGCTTTCCTCCAGATCTACAGGTCCCTTCCCCAGTACGCCGGGGGTAGCTTCCGGAGATGGGCCGCCCGTATCGCGGTACACAAGGCCATCGACTGGTGCCGGAGAACGCGCCGATTCGTATTGGAGGACGAGTCGCGCCGGCTGAGTGAGACTCAACCGGGTCCGCACACGGGCATCCAGCCTTCCGCGGAGGAGGAAGCGCTCGAACGCATGGGGCTGGAGGGGATTGTGTCGGCGGTAATGAGCCTCACGCAAGTGCACAGGAGGGCGTTTCTCCAGCATTACGTGGAAGGTATTGGCTGCGCGGAGATGGCCTCGATGGAGGGGGTCAGCGTGAAGACGATTGAGTCGAGGCTGTACCGGGCCCGGCAGACGCTCCGCCAGATACTGAGAAAGCAATTGCGGGAATCCGGTGGGCGGAATAGCCCGTGA
- a CDS encoding DUF3160 domain-containing protein, giving the protein MGSTSISATYPLALGEGDNLSAWKRIYEPTSFLVGKSDDISPIQVRELMDETFGPRVDLMTLVSDQAGWTAFLAAAAKLEPPAINSIPIFDGTIQPDREREIKGFRFMGQRFTVDASIFQRLVYREVKENADGRRRMLPKGLDIPAALGSAEACEILESTGETGYRGYPENIAKLKAYIAGLDGKTWTQNLYWSWLHSILPLAQEKPEGYPSFMCNPAWARKDLNTFLGSWVELKHDTILYSKPVYAEAGGGDIGVDDRGYVEPNPPVFARLASLAKMTREGLKSRGLLNERDETSLERLETLALSLKAIAEKELSNAPLTDAEYDLIRAYGVQLEHFWLEALRDEGFEHRSQSIDQPAAVIADVATDPEGQVLEAATGNISVIYAVVPVDGKPRIAKGGVYSYYEFTWPMNDRLTDSEWRQMLKDRRTPPLPEWTKAFVAP; this is encoded by the coding sequence ATGGGTTCAACGTCTATATCAGCGACGTATCCTCTGGCCCTGGGCGAAGGCGACAATCTGTCGGCCTGGAAGCGGATATACGAGCCCACGAGCTTCCTGGTTGGCAAGAGCGACGACATCTCGCCGATTCAGGTCAGGGAGCTGATGGATGAAACCTTCGGCCCACGCGTAGATCTGATGACGCTCGTTTCCGATCAGGCCGGGTGGACGGCGTTCCTGGCAGCGGCCGCCAAACTCGAGCCCCCGGCCATCAACTCGATACCCATATTCGATGGAACGATCCAGCCCGACCGCGAGAGGGAAATCAAGGGTTTCAGGTTCATGGGACAGAGGTTCACCGTGGACGCCTCCATCTTCCAGAGGCTGGTATACCGCGAGGTCAAGGAGAACGCCGACGGCCGGAGACGGATGCTCCCCAAGGGCCTGGATATCCCGGCCGCGCTCGGGTCGGCGGAAGCATGCGAGATCCTTGAATCGACGGGGGAGACAGGCTACCGGGGTTACCCCGAGAATATCGCCAAACTGAAGGCCTACATCGCCGGCCTGGATGGGAAGACCTGGACTCAGAACCTATACTGGAGCTGGCTCCACTCGATTCTGCCGCTGGCCCAGGAGAAGCCCGAGGGCTACCCGTCCTTCATGTGCAACCCCGCCTGGGCCAGGAAGGACCTTAACACGTTCCTGGGTAGCTGGGTGGAGTTGAAACACGACACAATCCTGTATTCGAAGCCGGTCTACGCCGAGGCCGGCGGCGGCGACATTGGCGTGGATGACCGCGGGTATGTGGAGCCTAACCCGCCCGTGTTCGCCCGCCTGGCCTCGCTGGCGAAGATGACTCGCGAAGGCCTGAAATCCAGGGGCCTCTTGAACGAGCGGGACGAGACCAGCCTGGAGAGGCTGGAGACGCTCGCCCTGTCTCTGAAGGCTATCGCCGAAAAGGAGCTGAGCAATGCACCCCTGACCGACGCTGAGTATGACCTCATACGCGCCTACGGGGTGCAACTGGAGCATTTCTGGCTGGAGGCCCTGCGCGACGAGGGCTTCGAACACAGGTCTCAATCCATCGACCAGCCGGCGGCGGTCATCGCCGATGTGGCTACGGACCCGGAAGGTCAGGTCCTGGAAGCGGCGACGGGGAACATCTCTGTGATCTACGCCGTTGTGCCCGTAGACGGAAAACCCAGGATCGCCAAGGGTGGAGTCTATTCTTACTACGAGTTCACGTGGCCGATGAACGATCGTTTGACGGACTCGGAATGGCGCCAGATGCTGAAAGACCGCAGGACTCCGCCCCTGCCCGAATGGACGAAGGCTTTCGTGGCGCCGTGA
- a CDS encoding CapA family protein, whose product MTLALAVSVACVGCVAGRGPHRAERFAAFRKRRLSLPERQDPVVLVAVGDIMLSRGVADRIERHGDFEHPFSKMKDYLHSGDIVFGNLECPLTPGRDIKPQEMVLRADPGMAAAVASSGFTILSVANNHIPDFGADGIAGTLRSLSAAGVKCVGAGSNEREAHAAVYSDVKGIRLAFLAYSDPAVVPEPYGAGRDTPGTALLDLETMRADIRDAEENADFVVVSMHAGPEYSEDPGSNQVRYARAVIDAGADLVLGHHLHVVQRVDRYQGRYIFYSLGNRSRQAADKHLALERLGFLKGVGAVSAGTTVRRAPSANNKGKVSSCSRGGWRVAVHS is encoded by the coding sequence GTGACGTTGGCCCTGGCAGTCTCAGTCGCCTGCGTGGGGTGCGTAGCCGGACGGGGCCCGCATCGGGCGGAGCGCTTCGCGGCTTTCAGGAAAAGAAGGCTCAGCCTGCCGGAGAGACAGGATCCCGTCGTCCTTGTAGCCGTCGGCGACATCATGCTCTCCCGCGGTGTGGCCGACCGGATCGAGCGACATGGCGATTTCGAGCACCCCTTTTCGAAGATGAAGGATTACCTGCACAGCGGGGACATTGTCTTCGGGAACCTGGAATGCCCGCTGACGCCGGGCCGGGACATCAAACCGCAAGAGATGGTGCTGCGCGCCGATCCCGGAATGGCGGCCGCCGTGGCCTCGTCCGGTTTCACGATTCTTTCAGTGGCCAACAATCATATCCCGGATTTCGGGGCTGACGGGATAGCCGGTACCCTGCGGAGCCTGAGCGCTGCGGGCGTCAAGTGTGTTGGGGCCGGTTCGAACGAACGGGAAGCGCATGCCGCCGTCTACTCCGACGTGAAGGGAATTCGGCTGGCGTTCCTGGCCTACAGCGACCCTGCCGTGGTCCCTGAACCCTACGGGGCGGGACGGGACACCCCCGGGACTGCCCTTCTGGATCTCGAGACGATGCGGGCAGACATCCGTGACGCGGAGGAGAACGCCGACTTCGTAGTGGTTTCCATGCACGCCGGCCCCGAGTATTCCGAGGACCCCGGCTCAAACCAGGTTCGCTACGCCCGCGCAGTGATCGACGCAGGGGCGGACCTGGTCCTCGGGCATCATCTGCACGTAGTGCAGAGGGTGGATCGTTACCAGGGTAGGTATATCTTCTACAGCCTGGGCAACCGATCCCGGCAGGCGGCAGACAAGCATCTGGCGCTGGAACGGCTGGGGTTTCTCAAGGGTGTCGGCGCCGTGAGTGCAGGAACTACTGTACGGAGAGCGCCGTCAGCGAACAACAAGGGGAAAGTATCAAGTTGCAGTAGGGGGGGATGGCGTGTCGCTGTCCATAGTTAG
- a CDS encoding DUF4829 domain-containing protein, which yields MDLPGYIRFHEGWYEVPGQLGAMLHSLGQYRPAGAGVRADDERFLAKYGWTPFFLISELEVTLPGEFLHRPGEFPSVLYWAYNNELNKDIGLDLAPYLGRNVDVRLYKIAELLPEFMKPRRECGRAVIVLSEGRVIGAWLDAGRHHAFACSLSGRRFEDITGKTWAGWVPGVIDADDAVERELASLTPEEVIRRYYEAIDRGDYPAALTCLTREHLLMYLFSNMDNRGLYNPGFDQGMLGLLNTTAARVEGVKKMEGTSVPEGCVMYQVVVDLTVEQPITHGSGLQPRFVSLRRETPDTGWRIDGIGTGP from the coding sequence ATGGATTTGCCGGGCTACATCAGGTTCCACGAGGGCTGGTACGAGGTACCCGGCCAACTCGGGGCGATGCTCCATTCCCTGGGCCAGTACCGGCCGGCCGGCGCCGGAGTCAGGGCGGACGATGAGAGGTTCCTTGCGAAATACGGATGGACTCCATTCTTCCTCATCAGCGAGCTCGAGGTGACGCTTCCCGGGGAATTCTTACACAGGCCGGGGGAATTTCCCTCCGTTCTCTATTGGGCCTACAACAACGAGCTCAACAAGGACATCGGGCTGGATCTTGCGCCATATCTGGGGCGGAATGTGGACGTCCGGCTGTACAAGATCGCGGAACTGCTGCCGGAATTCATGAAACCCCGCAGGGAGTGCGGCCGCGCGGTGATCGTGCTCAGTGAAGGGAGGGTAATCGGAGCCTGGCTCGACGCTGGCAGGCACCACGCGTTCGCATGCTCGCTTTCCGGCCGGCGATTCGAGGACATTACGGGGAAGACGTGGGCCGGGTGGGTGCCCGGCGTGATCGACGCGGATGACGCGGTCGAGCGGGAGCTTGCGTCGTTGACTCCGGAGGAAGTGATCCGGCGGTACTACGAGGCGATCGACCGGGGCGACTACCCGGCGGCCCTTACCTGCCTTACGAGAGAACACTTGTTGATGTATCTATTCAGTAATATGGACAACAGGGGACTGTACAACCCCGGGTTCGATCAGGGCATGCTGGGCCTGCTGAACACGACGGCCGCCAGGGTCGAAGGCGTCAAGAAGATGGAAGGAACCAGCGTGCCTGAGGGGTGCGTGATGTACCAGGTGGTGGTAGACTTGACTGTGGAGCAGCCTATTACGCACGGGAGCGGGCTGCAACCCCGGTTTGTCTCCCTGCGCCGCGAGACCCCGGACACCGGCTGGAGGATAGACGGGATAGGGACGGGGCCATGA